One window of Nicotiana tomentosiformis chromosome 11, ASM39032v3, whole genome shotgun sequence genomic DNA carries:
- the LOC138901296 gene encoding protein MAIN-LIKE 2-like: MGFYRIIEIGGLQFDWALITTMIERWRPEMHTFHLPISKATIVLGDVGVLFRLPIDGILVAYPHALRDYTGEDYLHMLQRLTDFQPAEPTALSGASRLQLMPVRQHMLALHAEIIDDSPQEDIDRQTRLLLLMMFGGILFLNTSGNLVSL, translated from the coding sequence ATGGGTTTTTACAGGATCATAGAGATTGGTGGGTTGCAGTTCGACTGGGCGCTGATCACGactatgatagagcggtggcgaccggagatgCACACATTTCATCTACCCATCAGCAAGGCTACCATCGTGCTAGGGGATGTGGGGGTTCTTTTCAGGTTGCCCATTGATGGTATACTTGTAGCTTACCCGCATGCTCTTAGGGACTATACGGGAGAGGACTACCTTCATATGTTGCAGAGGCTCACCGATTTCCAGCCCGCGGAGCCGACTGCATTGAGTGGGGCCAGTCGATTGCAGCTGATGCCCGTTAGGCAGCATATGTTGGCACTGCACGCGGAGATTATTGATGACTCACCGCAAGAGGATATCGACCGACAGACGAGGCTATTGCTGCTGATGATGTTTGGTGGTATATTATTCCTgaacacttcgggaaacctagtcagcttgtGA